Sequence from the Microbacterium sp. AZCO genome:
GGGACGGGGGATGCCTCACCCAGCGCCGGCCCGGCGGTCGAGGCATCCCGAGCGTCCTTCTTCGCACGGTGCAGGGCGTCGATGCCGGCCTGCACGGCCGTCTCGCCCGACGTCGTGTCGGGGGCTGCGGCGATCGCCGCCGACGTTCCGCCGAGCATCGCGGCCGCGACGAGCACGACGACGATCGCGCGGAAGCGCGCGACGGGGGTGCCGGTGAGGCGACGGCCGAGCCCCCGCAGGGGAGCGCGGAAGCCGCGGCGTCGGATCGGCGTTTCGAGGAATCGGTACGACAGCTCGGCGACCGCGAGCGTGAGGACGAGCGCCGCGACGCCGACGGAGACCGGCGCGTCCGCGATCGTGCCCCTCGTCGCCGCGACGATCAGCACGAGCAGCGGCCAGTGCCACAGGTAGATGCCGTACGAGCGGGCGCCGATCCACGTGAGCGGCTGCCGGTCGAGCGCGGGGCCGAGCGCGGACCGCGGCCACACCGAGCCGACGATCGCGACGGCGGAGAGCACGCTCGCCAGAAGGAGCGCGCCGGGGAACGTCGCCACCGTTGCGCCGGACGGCACGAGCGCGAGCGCGACGAGCCCCGCGACGGCGGCGGCGCCGGCGAGGCCGGTCGCGGTGCGCAGGCGGGGGCGCAGCATCCACTCGGGCGGATTCTCGAGGGGGCGCTGCAGCAGGAACGCGAGGGAGACGCCGAGCAGGATGCCGAAGGCGTGCGTGTCGGTGCCGAAGTAGGTGCGCGTGACATCCGTGCCGGTCGCGACGAGCAGCGCCATCCAGCCCGCCGAGAGGGCGCCGAGCCCGAGTGCGGCGGACGCGCGCCAGCGGCTCCGCGGCAGGAGCAGGAAGAGCGGGAAGACGAGGGGCCACAGGACGTAGAACTGCTCCTCGACCGCGAGGGACCACACATTGCGGAACAGCTCTGGTGCCGCATCCGCGAAGTAGCCGGTGCCGCCCGCGATCGAGACCCAGTTGAACGAGAAGGTCGCGGCTCCGAGCACCTGCTCGCCGAGGCGCACGAGGAGGTCGCCGCCGACGATCCACGCCGTCGTCGCGCACACCGTCACGACGAGGGCGAGAGCCGGCAGGAGCCGTCGCGCGCGTCGGCGCCAGAAAGCGGCGAGGTCGATGCGTCCCGAGGCATCCTGCTCCCGCAGCAGCAGGGCCGTGATGAGGAAGCCGCTGATGACGAAGAAGACGTCGACGCCGATGAACCCGCCGCGCAGCGCGGAGCCGGGGAACAGGTGGTAGACCACGACGAGGGCCACCGCGATCGCCCGGAGCCCGTCGAGTCCCGCGAAGCGGGAAGTCACACGGGCAGCGATCATGTTCACGAGGGTGTCGGCGAAGGAAGCGAGCGGAGCCACCAGTCTAAACGACCGCCGCTTCCCGCCCCTCCGCCGACATCACATCTGCACCACGAGTCACTCTCACCGCTATGCCCGGGCGACGTCGACCGCTATCCTGAGCGCACGTCCTCGGGGGAACGAGGACGATGGGGTTTTCAGGGTCTGCGATCACGCGTTCCCGGCGGGAGGACTGTGGAGTCCGACGACGTCACGCCGGCCGCGGTGTCTTCCGAGTGGGTCGGCGCACCGGGGCCTCGTCGGCGTGCCGGCCTGTCGATCTACTCGATT
This genomic interval carries:
- a CDS encoding acyltransferase family protein, whose product is MIAARVTSRFAGLDGLRAIAVALVVVYHLFPGSALRGGFIGVDVFFVISGFLITALLLREQDASGRIDLAAFWRRRARRLLPALALVVTVCATTAWIVGGDLLVRLGEQVLGAATFSFNWVSIAGGTGYFADAAPELFRNVWSLAVEEQFYVLWPLVFPLFLLLPRSRWRASAALGLGALSAGWMALLVATGTDVTRTYFGTDTHAFGILLGVSLAFLLQRPLENPPEWMLRPRLRTATGLAGAAAVAGLVALALVPSGATVATFPGALLLASVLSAVAIVGSVWPRSALGPALDRQPLTWIGARSYGIYLWHWPLLVLIVAATRGTIADAPVSVGVAALVLTLAVAELSYRFLETPIRRRGFRAPLRGLGRRLTGTPVARFRAIVVVLVAAAMLGGTSAAIAAAPDTTSGETAVQAGIDALHRAKKDARDASTAGPALGEASPVPSPTPVTGNEITAIGDSVMLASAPALLERFPGIQIDAAVSRSTWAGPGILQALADAGQLRPYILIGLGTNGPVDGGSLDRMAEIAGPDRHLVLVNAFAPRDWIPGVNADLAAFAAAHPGSALADWSSAIAGHEDLLAGDRIHPGDAGGRIYADAVAEAVAQAEADRAMRAYRADRWAQVLLRLSLPAPR